The following coding sequences are from one Triticum dicoccoides isolate Atlit2015 ecotype Zavitan chromosome 4A, WEW_v2.0, whole genome shotgun sequence window:
- the LOC119288225 gene encoding 4-hydroxyphenylacetaldehyde oxime monooxygenase-like yields MALEDYVPRQWQVLATTLLLAMLLLPLLSMLLVAAARASPNSTGTRNKLPPHPPGLPILGNLHQMGALPHRSLWEMAQRHGPVMMLRLGTVPTLVVSSVGAARDVLKTHDADCCSRPDTPGPRRLSYQHNDVAFSPYSEQWRERRKLLVVEFLSKRRIQATWYARETEVGKLVSGLAVASMNEQEPVCLEDHVFGYMDGIVGTVAFGNMYGTEHLAHKEHFHHVIDEAMVVRSSFSAEDYFPNTLGRLVDRLTGVASLREMVFKEFDAFFEMMLGQAKPDNAGCVGLIDVLIRLMKERQQGSFTVSRDVVKGLLTNTFIGAVDTGAVTIIWAMAELVRNPHVLNKVQNEIRTMVGNRERVQQDDVAKLKYLKMVVMETLRLHPALPLLVPRETMRHITVSGYDVPAKTRILVNAWAIGRDPTNWENPEEFIPERFKGEEDVNFNRAQFEFLPFGAGRRMCPGIDMGLATTEFTLANLLYCFDWELPEGLRSEDMSMEEAGGLTIHKKTRLLLVPTRYKCGSAS; encoded by the exons ATGGCGCTAGAAGACTACGTGCCTCGACAATGGCAGGTCCTAGCAACCACCCTCCTCCTTGCGATGCTCCTGCTCCCTCTTCTCTCCATGTTACTTGTAGCAGCAGCAAGGGCAAGTCCTAACAGCACCGGCACTAGGAACAAGCTCCCTCCGCACCCACCGGGGCTGCCCATCCTCGGCAACCTGCACCAGATGGGCGCTCTGCCGCACCGGAGCCTCTGGGAGATGGCTCAGCGGCACGGGCCTGTGATGATGCTGCGCCTGGGGACGGTGCCCACGTTGGTGGTGTCGTCGGTTGGCGCGGCACGCGACGTGCTCAAGACGCACGACGCGGATTGCTGCAGCCGCCCAGACACGCCAGGGCCCAGGCGGTTGTCGTACCAGCACAATGACGTGGCCTTCAGCCCCTATAGCGAGCAGTGGCGAGAGCGGCGCAAACTCCTGGTCGTCGAGTTCCTCAGCAAGCGCCGCATCCAGGCCACTTGGTACGCCAGGGAGACTGAGGTGGGTAAACTGGTGAGCGGACTAGCAGTAGCTAGCATGAATGAACAGGAACCAGTATGCCTGGAGGATCATGTCTTCGGGTACATGGACGGCATCGTCGGCACGGTGGCGTTCGGTAACATGTACGGCACAGAGCACCTTGCGCACAAGGAGCACTTTCACCACGTGATTGACGAGGCCATGGTGGTGAGGTCTAGCTTCTCGGCCGAGGACTACTTCCCCAACACCCTTGGCCGCCTCGTCGACCGCCTCACCGGGGTAGCCTCCCTCCGTGAAATGGTGTTCAAGGAGTTCGACGCCTTCTTTGAGATGATGCTTGGCCAGGCCAAGCCCGACAATGCTGGCTGTGTCGGCCTCATCGACGTCCTCATCCGCCTCATGAAGGAGCGGCAGCAAGGATCTTTCACGGTCAGCAGAGACGTCGTCAAGGGGCTACTAACG AACACATTTATCGGTGCCGTGGACACCGGCGCGGTGACCATTATCTGGGCAATGGCGGAGCTGGTTCGGAACCCACATGTGCTGAACAAGGTGCAAAACGAGATCAGAACTATGGTGGGCAACAGAGAGAGGGTGCAGCAAGACGATGTGGCCAAGCTCAAGTATCTCAAGATGGTGGTCATGGAGACGTTGCGCCTGCACCCGGCATTGCCCCTTCTTGTGCCGAGGGAAACCATGCGGCACATCACCGTCTCTGGTTACGATGTCCCGGCAAAGACGAGGATCTTGGTGAACGCATGGGCCATCGGGAGGGACCCGACAAACTGGGAAAACCCCGAGGAGTTCATCCCAGAGAGATTCAAAGGCGAGGAGGATGTGAACTTCAACCGGGCGCAGTTTGAATTCCTGCCTTTCGGTGCCGGACGTAGGATGTGCCCTGGGATAGACATGGGGTTAGCCACCACAGAGTTCACCTTAGCAAACTTGCTCTACTGCTTCGACTGGGAGCTCCCGGAGGGGCTGAGGAGTGAGGACATGAGCATGGAAGAGGCAGGAGGACTCACCATCCATAAGAAGACGCGGCTCTTGCTGGTGCCGACAAGATACAAGTGTGGTAGCGCTAGCTGA